A section of the Oryza sativa Japonica Group chromosome 1, ASM3414082v1 genome encodes:
- the LOC4325432 gene encoding S-type anion channel SLAH2, with translation MEANGVIPDVMMPSLLADVEVSHLAGFDVTPSPHAEPSPRPQLRHDNPSRSRVPPLERVSRRSEVVFPPLDSPFQAPGYRSVQPVSISLPASPTGFGVPVALPIAVGDAGEPADLRRQAMSNAARDAEEQQLAAQGKGSNNNVRFVQPDKVVFRSQPIPGGKPARRAASNRGGRMMSRDRRYDSFKTWSGKLERQLTHLAGAGPEVPEEEEDGCDGDAISSHHTKSMPQVDRFFAALEGPELDKLRSSEELVLPSDKTWPFLLRFPVSAFGICLGVSSQAILWKTVATSTPTRFLHVTTKVNLVLWCVSLALMCVIAAIYACKVVFFFEAVRREYYHPIRVNFFFAPWIACLFLAIGVPPSVATELPRWLWYALMTPILCMELKIYGQWMSGGQRRLSKVANPSNHLSVVGNFVGALLGASMGLKEGPVFFFSVGLAHYTVLFVTLYQRLPTNETLPKELHPVFFLFVAAPSVACMAWAKITGEFGLGSRVAYFIAMFLYASLAVRINFFRGFRFSLAWWAYTFPMTGAAIASIRYSTEVDNAFTKALCVALSVLAMLTVLALLATTIVHGFVLRNLFPNDISIAITERKVKPIVELHEMLGSNDSAAGRSNDDIEAGVATVESS, from the exons ATGGAGGCCAACGGCGTCATCCCAGATGTGATGATGCCGTCGCTCCTCGCCGACGTCGAGGTGTCACACCTCGCCGGCTTCGATGTCACGCCGAGCCCGCACGCTGAACCCAGCCCACGCCCTCAGCTCCGCCACGACAATCCGTCCCGCTCCCGG GTTCCGCCGCTGGAACGCGTGTCGCGGCGCAGCGAGGTTGTGTTCCCGCCGCTGGACTCGCCGTTCCAGGCTCCAGGATACCGATCGGTGCAGCCCGTGTCCATCAGCCTGCCGGCGTCGCCGACAGGCTTCGGCGTGCCCGTGGCCCTCCCCATCGCCgtgggcgacgccggcgagccggcCGACCTCCGGAGGCAGGCTATGTCGAACGCGGCACGCGATGCGGAAGAACAGCAGCTGGCGGCGCAGGGCAAGGGAAGCAACAATAACGTTAGGTTCGTGCAGCCGGACAAGGTGGTGTTCCGGTCGCAGCCGATCCCTGGCGGCAAGCCGGCACGCCGCGCGGCATCGAACCGCGGCGGCCGGATGATGTCCCGGGACAGGCGCTACGACTCGTTCAAGACGTGGTCCGGGAAGCTTGAGCGGCAGCTCACCCATCTGGCTGGCGCCGGGCCGGAGGtccccgaggaggaggaggacggctgCGACGGCGACGCCATCAGCAGCCACCACACCAAGTCCATGCCTCAGGTTGATCGCTTCTTCGCCGCACTGGAGGGCCCCGAACTGGACAAACTCCGG TCATCGGAGGAGCTGGTGCTTCCGTCGGACAAAACGTGGCCGTTCCTGCTCCGGTTCCCGGTGTCGGCGTTCGGTATCTGCCTCGGCGTGAGCAGCCAGGCGATCCTGTGGAAGACGGTGGCGACGTCAACGCCGACGAGATTCCTTCACGTCACTACCAAGGTGAACCTGGTGCTCTGGTGCGTTTCCCTCGCGCTCATGTGCGTCATCGCGGCCATCTACGCTTGCAAGGTGGTCTTCTTCTTCGAGGCCGTCCGCCGGGAGTATTACCACCCGATCAGAGTCAACTTCTTCTTCGCGCCGTGGATTGCCTGCCTCTTCCTCGCCATCGGCGTGCCGCCGTCCGTCGCGACGGAGCTGCCACGCTGGCTCTGGTACGCGCTCATGACACCTATCCTCTGCATGGAGCTCAAGATCTACGGGCAGTGGATGTccggcgggcagcggcggctgtCCAAGGTGGCGAACCCGTCGaaccacctgtcggtcgtcggCAACTTCGTCGGCGCGCTGCTCGGCGCGTCCATGGGTCTCAAGGAGGGGcccgtcttcttcttctccgttGGGCTGGCGCACTACACCGTGCTGTTCGTGACGCTGTACCAGCGGCTGCCGACGAACGAGACGCTGCCCAAGGAGCTTCACCCGGTGTTCTTCCTGTTCGTGGCGGCGCCGAGCGTGGCGTGCATGGCGTGGGCCAAGATCACCGGCGAGTTCGGCCTCGGGTCAAGGGTCGCCTACTTCATCGCCATGTTCCTGTACGCGTCGCTCGCCGTCCGGATCAACTTCTTCAGGGGGTTCAGGTTCTCGCTGGCGTGGTGGGCGTACACGTTCCCGATGACCGGCGCCGCCATTGCGTCCATCCGCTACTCCACGGAGGTGGACAACGCCTTCACCAAGGCGCTCTGCGTCGCGCTCTCCGTGCTGGCCATGCTCACCGTGCTGGCGCTCCTGGCGACCACCATCGTGCACGGCTTCGTGCTCCGCAACCTCTTCCCCAACGACATCTCCATCGCCATCACCGAGCGCAAGGTCAAACCCATCGTGGAGCTGCATGAGATGCTCGGCAGCAATGACAGCGCCGCCGGTCGTAGCAACGACGACATCGAGGCCGGTGTTGCGACAGTCGAATCATCGTGA